A region from the Silene latifolia isolate original U9 population chromosome 7, ASM4854445v1, whole genome shotgun sequence genome encodes:
- the LOC141591420 gene encoding phototropin-1 — protein sequence MESADRSGKSSSLKPSLPRDSRGSLEVFNPTSFSTKPTTPVYQSPSTWQSRTEAHGKLEQVQEESRIEPSSGPVKTANEITSWMALPEVTSPPKVLQTVSAIASAAGVGSQPKGPNVKAEQRAAEWGLVLKTDNETGKPQGVTVRTSGGDEPNVRTENNSRRESGGSVRNSGDSSDGGMVRGNIPRASEDLKDALSTFQQTFVVSDASKPDFPILYASEGFFKMTGYNSREVIGRNCRFLQGADTDPEELEKIRDTLKKGANYCGRLLNYKKDGTPFWNLLTIAPIKDETGKILKFIGMQVEVSKHTEGAKDKMVRPNGLPESLIRYDARQKDMAVSSVNELVQAVKRPRALSESGNKPFRRNSGGTTAKEGSALMRRKSETVAPGRRISLERLNEEPSKKTQNSRRRSFMGILKKSKPSETNEDEEAIEDNDSSEDDDYDNDDGRPDSVDDKVRRREMRKGIDLATTLERIEKNFVITDPRLPDNPIIFASDSFLELTEYCREEILGRNCRFLQGPETDPETVRKIRDAIDNEKDVTVQLINYTKTGKKFWNVFHLQPMRDQKGEVQYFIGVQLDGSQHVEPLKNSIAEAVVVESEKQVKETAGDVDIAVRELPDANKKPEDLWANHSKVVKPKPHRRDSPPWTAIQKIIESGEPIGLKHFKPVKPLGAGDTGSVHLVELCGTDQYFAMKAMDKNAMLNRNKVHRACAEREILDMLDHPFLPALYASFQTKSHICLITDYCPGGEMFMLLDRQPLKVLKEDAVRFYAAEVIVALEYLHCQGIIYRDLKPENILLQSNGHVALTDFDLSCMTSCMPQLLMPEIRDKKRQHKGQQNPIFLAEPMRASNSFVGTEEYIAPEIIAGAGHTSAVDWWALGILIYEMLYGYTPFRGKTRQKTFTNVLQKNLKFPASKQVSLHVKQLLYQLLQKDPKSRLGTCEGANEIKKHPFFRGINWALIRCMDPPELLNASPFSADDPEKEAKTMDPDMLDLQTNVF from the exons ATGGAATCAGCGGATCGCTCTGGCAAGTCTTCCTCACTTAAGCCATCCTTGCCAAGAGACTCTAGAGGCTCACTAGAGGTGTTCAACCCAACTAGTTTCTCTACCAAACCAACTACTCCTGTTTACCAGTCTCCATCCACGTGGCAAAGCAGGACCGAAGCACATGGCAAGCTCGAGCAGGTGCAGGAGGAGTCAAGGATCGAACCCAGCTCAGGTCCAGTCAAGACTGCCAATGAGATCACTTCATGGATGGCTCTACCTGAGGTGACATCACCTCCAAAGGTTCTCCAGACAGTCTCGGCTATAGCATCTGCTGCAGGAGTAGGTAGTCAACCCAAAGGCCCCAACGTTAAGGCAGAACAAAGGGCAGCTGAGTGGGGCCTAGTCCTCAAAACTGATAATGAAACTGGGAAGCCCCAAGGTGTCACAGTCCGGACTTCGGGTGGGGATGAGCCGAATGTTAGAACCGAGAATAATTCAAGGAGGGAATCGGGCGGGTCGGTTCGCAATTCAGGTGATTCATCAGATGGTGGTATGGTTAGAGGAAACATCCCAAGAGCTTCTGAAGACTTGAAGGATGCCTTGTCTACATTTCAACAGACATTTGTTGTGTCAGATGCTTCGAAACCTGATTTTCCAATCTTGTATGCCAGTGAAGGGTTCTTTAAGATGACTGGTTACAACTCCAGAGAGGTTATTGGAAGAAACTG CCGTTTCTTGCAGGGAGCAGATACCGACCCCGAGGAACTGGAAAAGATCAGAGACACTTTGAAGAAGGGAGCTAACTATTGTGGGAGGTTGCTGAATTATAAAAAAGATGGCACCCCATTTTGGAATCTTTTGACAATTGCACCCATTAAAGATGAAACCGGGAAGATCCTCAAATTTATAGG GATGCAAGTTGAGGTGAGTAAGCACACAGAGGGTGCCAAGGATAAGATGGTCCGTCCAAATGGTTTGCCAGAATCGTTGATTCGATATGATG CCCGTCAGAAAGACATGGCAGTCAGTTCCGTCAATGAGCTGGTGCAAGCAGTAAAAAGGCCTCGGGCACTTAGCGAATCAGGGAATAAACCCTTCAGGAGAAACTCTGGGGGCACTACTGCAAAAGAAGGATCAGCTCTTATGAGAAGGAAATCAGAAACTGTAGCTCCAGGTAGGCGTATATCATTGGAGCGGCTAAATGAGGAGCCTTCAAAGAAGACTCAAAATTCTAGACGCCGTTCATTTATGGG TATTTTGAAGAAGAGTAAGCCAAGTGAGacaaatgaagatgaagaagctATTGAAGATAATGATAGCAGTGAGGATGATGATTATGATAATGATGATGGGAGACCTGATAGTGTGGATGACAAAGTCAggagaagggaaatgagaaaggGTATTGATCTTGCCACTACACTGGAACGTATTGAGAAGAACTTCGTTATCACTGATCCAAGGCTTCCTGATAATCCCATT ATATTCGCATCCGACAGTTTCTTGGAGCTCACCGAGTACTGCCGTGAAGAGATCTTGGGAAGAAACTGTAG GTTTCTACAGGGACCTGAAACTGATCCAGAAACAGTGCGTAAAATCAGGGATGCAATAGATAATGAAAAAGATGTCACAGTTCAGTTGATTAACTATACAAAGACTG GGAAAAAGTTTTGGAATGTCTTCCATCTACAGCCAATGCGTGACCAAAAG GGGGAGGTTCAGTACTTCATAGGGGTACAGCTGGATGGTAGTCAGCATGTTGAACCACTTAAAAACAGTATCGCAGAGGCTGTTGTAGTAGAGAGTGAGAAACAG GTCAAAGAAACTGCGGGAGATGTTGATATTGCTGTTAGAGAACTTCCAGATGCTAACAAG AAACCAGAAGACTTGTGGGCTAATCATTCAAAGGTTGTAAAACCAAAGCCTCACAGGAGGGACAGTCCACCGTGGACAGCCATTCAAAAG ATTATAGAAAGCGGAGAACCGATAGGCCTGAAGCATTTTAAACCAGTTAAGCCTCTTGGAGCTGGTGACACTGGAAG TGTGCATCTGGTGGAATTGTGTGGAACAGATCAATACTTTGCCATGAAGGCGATGGATAAGAATGCAATGCTGAATCGTAACAAG GTCCATAGAGCTTGTGCAGAAAGGGAAATTCTTGACATGTTGGACCATCCCTTTCTCCCGGCACTATATGCTTCATTTCAG ACAAAATCACACATATGTCTGATCACTGACTACTGCCCTGGTGGGGAGATGTTTATGCTTCTAGATAGACAACCATTGAAAGTCTTGAAAGAAGATGCAGTTAG ATTTTATGCAGCAGAAGTGATCGTTGCTCTGGAATACCTTCACTGCCAAG GTATAATTTACAGAGATCTAAAGCCCGAAAATATTCTGCTCCAAAGCAACGGTCATGTAGCTTTGACAGATTTTGATTTGTCATGCATGACATCCTGCATGCCACAG TTGCTGATGCCAGAGATCCGTGACAAGAAAAGGCAACACAAAGGTCAACAAAATCCTATATTCTTAGCTGAGCCTATGCGAGCTTCCAATTCTTTTGTAGGGACCGAGGAATACATTGCTCCG GAAATTATTGCTGGGGCTGGCCATACAAGTGCAGTGGATTGGTGGGCTTTAG GGATTCTCATTTATGAGATGCTCTATGGATACACCCCTTTCCGAGGAAAAACAAGACAAAAGACATTCACCAACGTCCTCCAGAAGAATCTTAAATTTCCAGCCAGTAAACAG GTGAGTCTTCATGTAAAGCAGCTATTGTACCAACTGTTGCAGAAAGACCCCAAAAGCAGATTGGGGACTTGTGAAGGAGCAAATGAAATTAAAAAGCATCCCTTTTTTCGCGGAATCAACTGGGCTCTTATTCGATGCATG GACCCTCCTGAGCTACTGAATGCTTCACCATTCTCAGCTGACGACCCGGAAAAGGAGGCCAAGACTATGGACCCCGATATGCTTGATCTTCAAACTAATGTCTTCTAA
- the LOC141591421 gene encoding uncharacterized protein LOC141591421 produces the protein MKTVSGKVLSTQPISVSRAAKLISAFTASDNEASPAFSAYLRRSSAAFTELVHLHKECNIPLGESRNKKDRSTGFITLGTPISSKVTDVGLSIDKATGNLKMGEGNVLHVHNVSKKSKKNKDQPSSEHDVINEIGNRHDSEVIKKIVPDVDGGAGKKSKKKRGSDVKCDGDQDAIDVSEGKNTMGNPNAIEELKNDLPDVGDVGKKSRKKRGTDDHVAVIDNDRSHDAIKANEVKDEMGSPNASGELKKKKKKIDKLGKENPVVASETVQEVQHRPHRPDDGIGEAVGTVQNIRDERKKHKKSKVKEVKETEHKDDGNVMKEGKVESKNDVSDGKKHKKKRSHEPEIRENGCSVETEAADKKANRKRKHERAADGELEGSHEAVRAKKKKYNH, from the coding sequence ATGAAGACAGTGTCTGGGAAGGTACTATCTACTCAACCAATCTCTGTTTCCAGAGCTGCTAAATTGATTTCTGCTTTTACGGCTTCTGATAATGAAGCGTCCCCTGCGTTTTCTGCCTATCTAAGGCGTTCTTCTGCCGCCTTTACTGAACTTGTTCACTTACACAAAGAGTGTAACATTCCGTTAGGTGAATCCCGGAATAAAAAGGACCGTTCTACTGGTTTTATTACTCTAGGGACTCCAATTTCGAGTAAAGTAACTGATGTTGGCTTAAGTATTGACAAGGCTACGGGGAATTTGAAAATGGGTGAAGGCAATGTGCTTCATGTACACAATGTTTCAAAGAAGTCGAAGAAAAACAAGGATCAACCTAGTAGTGAACATGATGTGATTAATGAGATTGGAAACCGACATGACAGTGAGGTTATAAAGAAGATTGTGCCTGACGTAGACGGTGGTGCTGGCAAGAAGTCGAAGAAAAAGAGGGGAAGTGATGTCAAGTGTGATGGTGATCAAGATGCTATTGATGTGAGTGAGGGCAAGAATACAATGGGAAACCCTAATGCAATTGAAGAGCTGAAGAATGATTTGCCTGATGTAGGTGATGTTGGCAAAAAGTCCAGGAAAAAGAGAGGAACGGATGACCATGTCGCGGTTATTGACAATGATCGATCTCATGATGCTATTAAGGCGAATGAGGTAAAGGATGAGATGGGAAGCCCTAATGCAAGTGGTGAactgaagaaaaagaagaagaaaatagaTAAACTTGGAAAGGAAAATCCTGTTGTTGCTTCAGAGACTGTACAGGAAGTTCAGCATCGTCCTCATAGACCAGATGATGGTATTGGAGAAGCAGTTGGTACTGTGCAAAACATTCGCGATGAGCGAAAGAAACATAAGAAGAGTAAGGTGAAGGAAGTGAAGGAAACTGAGCACAAGGATGATGGAAATGTAATGAAGGAAGGAAAGGTAGAGAGTAAAAACGATGTCAGTGACGGGAAAAAACATAAGAAGAAAAGAAGCCATGAACCTGAAATAAGAGAGAATGGGTGCAGTGTTGAAACTGAAGCAGCAGACAAGAAAGCAAATCGTAAGAGGAAGCATGAAAGGGCCGCAGATGGAGAGTTAGAAGGCTCACATGAGGCTGTCAGAGCAAAGAAAAAGAAATACAACCATTGA